From Actinopolyspora lacussalsi, a single genomic window includes:
- a CDS encoding hypothetical protein (product_source=Hypo-rule applied; cleavage_site_network=SignalP-noTM), with translation MNAVVVAAGFAAAGTGVAAADSPEATTPDLTKPDLSQVPDEIDFTAPLDTCKNPGGVPGREKMPCADTTLRTNAPNLVKEVGTEISRLGHGVADEVRDGEPTLQSGEATRLLGQVANTTARAEQWTKTRPEVGVNVQPDHTGVLREKNDNAELLDAEVGPRGETHEGVSTLDTAVDATVAQGYDSKPLTNPVGAVGKVAENNPLQMSGKPVELPEVEHVVPATKQVPTVRRVDDNPSGAVRDAATGLVENPSETLSLGKGTSLNEGRTLPVGEVLRNAPLN, from the coding sequence TTGAACGCTGTTGTTGTGGCCGCGGGGTTCGCCGCAGCCGGAACGGGAGTGGCAGCCGCCGACTCCCCCGAAGCAACGACGCCGGACCTCACCAAGCCGGACCTCTCCCAGGTTCCCGACGAGATCGACTTCACCGCCCCGCTGGACACCTGCAAGAACCCGGGTGGTGTCCCCGGACGGGAGAAGATGCCCTGCGCTGACACCACGCTGCGCACGAACGCCCCCAACCTCGTCAAGGAGGTCGGCACCGAGATCTCCAGGCTCGGCCACGGTGTCGCCGACGAGGTCCGTGACGGCGAACCGACACTGCAGTCGGGTGAGGCGACCAGGTTGCTCGGTCAGGTGGCGAACACCACCGCACGAGCCGAGCAGTGGACCAAGACCCGGCCGGAGGTCGGCGTCAACGTCCAGCCCGACCACACCGGTGTGTTGCGGGAGAAGAACGATAACGCCGAGTTGCTCGACGCGGAGGTCGGACCGCGCGGTGAGACCCACGAAGGTGTGTCCACCCTGGACACCGCTGTGGACGCCACCGTCGCGCAGGGCTACGACAGCAAGCCGCTGACCAACCCGGTCGGTGCTGTGGGCAAGGTGGCCGAGAACAACCCGCTCCAGATGTCCGGCAAGCCGGTCGAGCTGCCCGAGGTGGAACACGTGGTTCCCGCGACGAAGCAGGTCCCGACGGTTCGCCGGGTGGACGACAACCCGTCCGGAGCGGTGCGGGACGCGGCGACCGGCCTGGTCGAGAACCCTTCGGAGACACTGTCACTGGGCAAGGGAACCAGCCTCAACGAGGGCAGGACCCTTCCCGTCGGTGAGGTTCTTCGCAACGCGCCACTGAACTGA
- a CDS encoding hypothetical protein (product_source=Hypo-rule applied) produces MNSSIGTGVAQECVVVRDPELTGEAEDAAAGPETK; encoded by the coding sequence TTGAACTCCAGCATCGGTACCGGTGTTGCCCAGGAATGTGTGGTCGTGCGAGACCCCGAACTGACCGGGGAAGCCGAGGACGCGGCAGCGGGGCCGGAGACGAAGTGA